A window of the Hevea brasiliensis isolate MT/VB/25A 57/8 chromosome 6, ASM3005281v1, whole genome shotgun sequence genome harbors these coding sequences:
- the LOC110645684 gene encoding receptor-like serine/threonine-protein kinase SD1-6 isoform X2 — translation MSPEYAMNGIVSIKIDVFSFGVLLLEIVSGKKNNGSYHHEHQLNLIGYAWQIWNEGCGLDLLDPILKEFCPQNVLRCIHVGLLCVQYHATDRPTMSDVVSMLSNETMQLPEPKQPAFFINAVAEEPDIPDSQSDNCSINQVSISVMVAR, via the exons ATGTCTCCAGAGTATGCTATGAATGGCATTGTTTCAATAAAAATTGATGTCTTTAGCTTCGGAGTCTTACTACTAGAGATTGTAAGTGGTAAGAAGAATAACGGTAGCTATCATCATGAGCATCAACTCAACCTTATAGGATAT GCATGGCAGATCTGGAATGAAGGTTGCGGATTAGATCTTTTGGATCCAATACTGAAAGAATTTTGCCCTCAGAATGTACTGAGATGCATTCATGTGGGTCTCTTATGTGTACAATACCATGCAACAGATAGACCAACTATGTCAGATGTTGTTTCCATGCTTTCAAATGAAACTATGCAATTACCTGAACCAAAACAGCCTGCATTTTTTATCAATGCAGTGGCAGAAGAGCCTGACATACCCGATAGCCAGTCGGACAATTGTTCCATAAATCAAGTATCAATTTCTGTGATGGTAGCCAGATAG